The genomic region CACTGCTGTCATTTTCAGGGCTTTCATGAACTGATGTGTACTATGTTATATTGATTTAAGTCTTTTGTGGCATAATAGCTTTTGTGCAATGTGTAAAAACAACAGTGGTTGTGAAGTATTAAATAGAGTTTAATTGAAAAAGTTTCACAAAAGTTACGCtttatacacatttaaaaaaaatatttatataatttttaaaaagcacaaaGAGTGCGGAAACCTCTGATGCTGATATACATCTGAAGCTGTTAATATAAAACCAAAATGCTTTCTAAAGTATGAAACAGAGAAGTTTAGACATCACCAGGCTAAATTTGAGAAGAATTTCCAACTTCCGACAATCTgtccaataattaaaaaaaattccaggTATGGTGTACTCCTTGCCTGGTTAGTCCgactctaaccattaggccacaactccctataataatatacatttaatttacatcaataatgtaaatgaaCAATTAGAAAATGTCAACATATTTGACGCATAAATAATGGTAAAACAGAAGCCTTTAGATTCAGATGGTTAACCATTTGCCTGTTTACCAGAACtacttcttttgtgtttgtcttcttGTTTCTATGGGACCAGATACCAGAAAACATGGCCACCCTGAGCTCGAAGCCAAGCTTGCATTACAGTGTGTCTGACTGGGCAACTGACAATAAACAGATCTCAGATGCTGCTGAGCACAAGCGCAATATTTCACATGAGATACGGCAGGCAGGAAGAGCTCTGCGTAATGAGACGGCCAATAAGgtaatgcatttaaaatcagGCTGGAAAGTTGTTTGACAGATAAAAACATTACCTCTGAACAAATAAGTAACACTTTGTTTTACAGTGTCACACATGTAACAGTAAATAGTTTTataaaattatgcataattacaagcaacTACTAAACCACATCCTAACCCTTACAATGCAGttagtacatgtagttaattaatatcactcagtatttaaatgtgtaactacactgtaacaaggacacagAATAAAGCATAACCAACACATCCTTTGCTGTTTTTCTCATCCCATCAGACAAACTGGGATGAGTATGACAGCAGCCGGCGACTGAGTGACAGAATCAATGACATCACACGCTGGAAAGAGAATCTGAAAGCCTGTGCACAGGAAGTGGATGCAGAAATGGATGCACTAACTCTGGTGATTAATGTCATGGTTccttaaaagttattttaagtaCCTGACATACCTGAATGTCTTtacaacactgaaaaaaaaattggtttaCATGTAGAAACAATTGTAATTCAGAAATTGCTGTAAAGAAACATCAAgtaacactgaattaaacatgaaacacttaaaggcatagttcacccaaaaatggaaattatccAATGATTTAATCACCCttaagccattctaggtgtatatgactatcttctttcagacgaatacaattggaaatatatttaaaaatattttggctcttccaagctctataatggtagtgaaccgGGCGCGTGTTTTGAAGCCACCCAAACCCccaaaatgcatccatccatcataaaaaaataatccatacggctccagggggttaataaaggcaataaagcaatgggtttttgtaagaaaaatatccatatttagaaCTTTATAAACTTTCAAAATTACTAGCTTCGAGCAAATGCCCATACACATCGACTTGCGACaaaagagtaacccctgacccAACGCATGACGCAATGACGAACGTGGAAACACAGAGGatggagcaaaacaaaacaccggtcatgaattagaagtctaaaatattaaattttaaatagaaatgtcggaggatttcgatatatgTGAAGAGGAGCAAGAGTTGTCCTGCATCATATGTCGCGTCAGGGGGTTATTCATTTGGCGCAAGTTGACTTGCGCAGTATGCGTACGGtcgtctggcggaagctagttattttacttcataaagttttaaatatggatatttttcttacaaaaacccattgcttttcagaatatatttatgatggatggatgcatttattttgggctgcaaaagccaggatatttttaaaaatatctcagattgtcCGAtccatctgaaagaagatagggtaacactttacttgaaggggggtgcataagactgacatgacaccttcataatcttgacatgacacgtgtcatgaatacgaaggaggttttatgcacgtttatgacaactgtcattaagtgtcattcgctcaattatgtaatttttaatgcaaagatgacattgtttgagatgtctttgttacgacaacttgacataaaccaacacatcataacctgtcagtgtctttgtcatgacaacttgacattagcaaaatatcataacctgtcataaacatgacatagcagattaattatcaaacttaaaaaactacttagctttatgggttaacattacattacattattttggtaacacttaagtatagggaacacatatataaaccattaactatgacttttccttcaataaactcttaatttactgcttattatagttaattgttaggtttaggtattgggtaggattaagaatgtagaataagatcatgcagaataaggcattgatatgtgctttataagtactaataaatagccaatattttagccatatgaatgctaatagtaataagcaactagttaaaagaccctaaaataaagtgttaccattattttataacagtgtcatcttttttacgaaatttgaaattgtctattatctgaccttctgttggaggaaacttaaaaaaaaaaaaaaaacaagaaatgaaaaatagtcatgacgctgttataaaattatttgtcagagtattgtcacttaatgacatttCAATGACAAGTTAaatttgtaccactgtacttgagctcaagatacatatttatgacactattataatggcctcatgacagccaatgtcaaaaccaaccacatgacagtttaatgcaatgttaacccataaagctaaataatgtcaagttgtcatgacaaagacactgacaggttatgatgtattggtttatgtcaagttatCATAACTctgacatctcaaacaatgtcatctttgcattaaaaatgacataattgagtgaATGACACTTAaggacagttgtcataaacattcataaaacctccttcatattcatgacgtgtgtcatgtcatgattatgaaggtgtcatgtcagtcttatgcacaccccttcaagtaaagtgttaccgaagaTAGGATGGTAAAtataaatcatgggataattttaatttttgggtgaactatccctttaaatagtcttttcttacaaaaatgtactccaatattttttttttattcagaattAGTGTACAGTGAAGAAATGTAttgtaaaaaatatacatataatgcaatgtaagtcaaAGAAAGTCAAAAACATCTAAAGTATATTTATGAAcccataaaacatttttagtcCAAGGAGGAGACAGAACGAGCACTTGCTGCCACTGTTCTACCTCTTGAAGTCACTGCGGAGTGCTTGACCCTGAGGGAAGGCCGTCGTGGCAAGGAGCTGGTCAGTGACCCTGTAGAAGCTAAACttaagaaggaagtagaggtgATTGATGGAGCACAACGCAGCCTTCAGCAGTGCATCGATCAGGCCTTTGAACAGCTGTGGTAAGTATAGTACTACATTAAATCACATAGACGTTAATTGGTTTGAAGCACTCAATAGCAATGGTGGATGGATGGGCAGACGTGACTGACAAGAGGGAAAATGTGCATGGTTTTTCTTGACTCATATGAAACACACCCGGATAATAGTTTGCTATGAGTAAAATTACGTTAAAAAGGCTTAATGCTTGTAGTCTTATATGAAATAGATTCAtgtatttgttattgtttatgtatttatttgattagcttttagttaataaaaacataacctAGAGCCCTATACAAATGTAATTTTgcagaaaacattattaaaaaaaaaaaaaaaattagaaaccATGGAATTTAGTTTGAATATGTTGTGGTCAGCCATAGATGTAAGCTActgattaaattaatttttgtaactTAAATCATAAGTGTTAAAATAGCATATTATTTAGATTGAGTTCTGCTTAAagaaacactccactttttttgaaaataggctcattttccaactcccctagagttaaacagttgagttttaccattttagaatccattcagccgatctgtggttctggcggtaccacttttagcatagcttagcatagttcattgaatctgattagaccgttagcatcgcgcttaaaaatgaccaaagagttttgatatttttcctatttaaaacttgactcttctgtagttaaatcgtgtactaagaccgacggaaaatgaaaagttgtgattttctaggctgatatggctaggaactatactctcattcaggcgtaataatcaaggaactttgctgccgttccatggctgcagcagtgcaatgatattacgcagcgcctgtgagcccctgcttgcacagggaacgtgccttgcaaccatggagacgtttgtgagagacgctgcgtaatatcattgcactgctgcagccatgatacggcagcaaagttccttgattattacgccggaatgagagtatagttcctagccatatcagcctagaaaatcgcaatttttcattttccgtacacgatttaactaaagaagagtcaagttttaaataggaaaaatatcaaaactctttggtcatttttaagcgcgatgctaacggtctaatcagattcaatgaactatgctaagctatgctaaaagtaccggtaccgccagacccggagatcggctgaatggattcgaaaacggtaaaactcaactgtttaactctaggggagttggaaaatgagcctattttcaaaaaaagtggagtgttcctttaatataaTTAGTTTTTGAGTTCACATCACAAATATTTGTTAAGTTGAATTaacgttttaaaaaatgtatgtaaaattaacatttcatttagcGATTTTCACTGTTAGGTTTTACAGTGAATCtgctttgtatgtttttgtatgacagtgaaagtaaaataaattattatacatCATATCTTACTTGCCTGTTGATATGATGAAGATTAGGTGGTTTCTGGTTTCTAATCTCAGCAGATCTTCTCAGTCGTCTACAGGAAGCACGGCAACAGCTGACCATTGACCTTCAGGATAAAATCGAGGCCCTTGATGTGGACATGTCATGCTTGTCTCTCACTATACGGTCACCTGACATCTCCCTGAAGCCCAACCCCACAAGAGTGCCCCCTGGGTGAGCATATGACTAAATGTGCTtggtataataaaaataatgtctagAGACTACATTATAGGCCAAGAAGGGCCCCTAAATCTGTATGTAGTTTAAAGTCAGCAGAAAAAGGAAGCTGTGATAGtattttcggtaacactttacaacaaggttCATTGGTTAACTATGTTAGTTAACAtgtcaaacaccattgtttcctccttcttatgtaaatttgatttgtttaaaagacctctgaagaacaggcgaatctcaacataacaccgactgctACGTAACATTCATATGtatgatcattaatatgtacgcccccaatatttgcatatgccagctcatgttcaaggcattagacaagggcaggcagtataaacgtctggatgtgcacagctgaatcatcagactaggtaagcaagcaaggacaatagcaaaaaatggcagatggagcgataatagtATAGTcgtgatccatgataacatgatatttttagtgatatttgtaaattgtctttctaaatgtttcgttagcattttgctaatgtactgttaaatggggttaaagttaccatcgtttattactgtattcacagagacaagagccgtcgctattttcatttttaaacacttgcagtctgtataattcataaacacaacttcattctttataaatctctaaaacagtgtagcattagccgttagccacggagcgctatcaaactcattcagaatcaaatgtaaacaaccAAATAAACaccatacttatgcgattagacatgctgcatgacgaacactttgtaaagatcaattttgatggttatattagctgtgtgaactttgtttatgctgttaaaggcagtcatgagctcgggggcagggagtgcgagaatttaaaggggccgcagcctgaatcagcgcatatttaatgatgccccaaaataggcagttaaaaaaatgaataaaaaaaatatctatggggtattttcagttgaaacttcacagacacattcaggagacaccttagacttttaTTATATCCTTTGAAAAcgcgttctacggcacctttaagaaaattATGTGCACATATACATCATTTATAATATTGCaattttccataaaaaaaaggtcaattttgttttcatggtgactttaaatctccatttttaaataattaaatgtcagTTCTCTATGgtaatgacatatttaatttatgatatcattaagtaaaaaatgcctgtattgtttttatacttcaacatatttaaacacttaataaatacaatacaaacaaataaataacatgaTTAATATACATTCTCTAAATATTagtaatttttagttttttgtagtttgatgatttgaaaaaaaaaaagaaaactatttaaaacattaaagtaAATGTACTAGAAAATGATAAATAtcatacataatattataaaaaaatataattggtttctttttgaactttttgaaatattaaagtaatgtactaatataatataatataatataatataatataatataatataatataatataatataatataatataatataatataatataatataatataatataatataatataatataatataatataatataatataatataatagtgtGTTTTGTCCACTTTGTTTGCAGTTCCACAACTCCCCAGCAGTGGGAGCAGTTCAGCCGATACAATATTACCCGAGCCAAAGAAGAGATGCAGGCCTCTGTGCAGATAAGAGAGAATAACAGCATCACAAGAGCACAGGTGCAACTGGTCTACAGATTTAATCgttcagtgtatatatatatatatatatatatatatatatatatatatatatatatatatgtgtgtgtgtgtgtgtgaaagctcaatttaaaatattcaagAAACTTTTAAGATGATCAAAATGACATGTAGTTGAACAATGTAACAGTATTTAGTATGAAAGCCATTCACTACATGCCTCTTCTCTCTTAGGTGCAGAATGAGCTGGAAGCCCAACGAATGGCTGTGGAGTTTGCGCTCCGTAAGCGAACTCACCACCAAGAACAAGCCCATCATGAAATGCACTGGCAGCTGAAAACTGTGAGTCTTCATCCTTACTATCCCcctcttttttatatttttctggtGGTTTTGCATATGTAGAGCATCTTGGCCACAGCATACTAACTTCACATGAACTGTCATACAAAATAATAAGTAGTTAAAGAAAGTGCTTTACACTCAGTTGAAATGTTGACGTTCAGCAATGAAATATTGGTTAGATGGTCATTATTCCCAAATAAACCCCACAGGGTGATCAAGTGAGGCGTTAAGGTTTTGTATCAACCTGAAGgagtttattttgtgataatgacCAGCTGACTGCAAAATATCCTTTTATGACTTCCCaccaaaaaaaatcaatacatGGACATTGATTTGAGTGCATTCTATTTTATTAGCCATGTGAGAAGACAGTCCGTGGAGTGATATGGGAGACGTGAGCAAATTGTAGGAAATTGGTTGTTAGGGACTATAGAGgtaattattcaaaaacatctgATCGCAGAAAGCTGCGATTGACCAAtaagaatcaagtattccatgTGTCATGTGGTAATCGATGAATAGAATGAATAGGgcatttttctttcttccaaTTTGTCCAACTGTCTCTCAGACTCAGGATGAGATTGCTGAGCTGGAGAAGGATATTGGTGGCCTGGAGGAGGACCTGCATGCCAAGATGGCTCCTCTAAAGCTGGTCCACACCCGTCTAGAGAACAGGATAAAGAGGCCCGGCATGGACCTGTGCAGAGATGAGGTAAACTGAATAGTAAAGGTGCCGTCACAATGAAATGTCAGCAAAATTTTGCAGGCAAAAAAGGTCTATTTTCAATAGTGTGGTGATTTATGAAGTACAACTAACAGCTAACTTTCTGTTGATCAGTGGAGTAAATCCATGTGACCAACTTAAAACATGTCGCAAAACCTTTCGCCCTTACACAAAATACCTGATCGTGTGTAATCCTATTGAAATTACTATatttatgaatatgataataaattaatatgatAAGAAATAgcagtttgcaatatcaagaAGCATAACAGtctgtttttttacatttaaaataactcggGTGACACTAATTTGAAATGGTGGATTGAAATGGCTGGATTTTTGCAGAACAGCGATAAATCTGACCGCACCTCATGTCTTCTGCAATAAAAAAGATGTATGACCTTTGTTCTAGTTAATTACTATCACCcactgaaaaacaaacacaatccaTCTTAATCTGCTGTGTTTTGGTTATGTCATAACCCATTACACCCAGGTACAGTTTGGTTTGGTGGATGAAGCCAAACAACTGGAAGCCACCATTTTAGCACTGAAACAGAAGCTGGCACAGGCTCAGTAAGTTCAGTTTTATCTCAATTCCTCCtttcatttatataaataatgctaaTTCAAAATGAATCTGACATGTGAACACCTTTGATACTGTGTCCTGTCTATGACCAGGCACTCTCTGCAGTCTCTGAAGCAGCATGAAGCTCAAATGATAGAGGATCTGTCCCGTAAGCAGGATGCCCTGTCATTGGAGCAGCGCAGCAGCCAGACCCGCCTGCGCCTGACTCTGGGGGTCCAGACTGAGGGCCTGCGTTCAGCTGTGGTGCCTCTCACCAACTCTAGCGGCAGACACAAGCTGGACCTCGCTTGAGTCGACGTCCTGATTCTTACCTCATACTTAAGGTGCAGTCACATTTACGAAATTTATATGTGAAATTTCACAGGCCAAATCTAGTTATTTCAATAggaatttgtgtgtttttcatgGAAAAGTTCCCCATGCAGATTTTTCTCATGATGGTGATGCAAATTCACAGTGTTTGTGAACAGAAAGCTGTGTAGTTTGAAAGTGACgtctgtgtgagctgtgctttaTACATCTCTACGCTTTTGACAGTGGACGCCTGCAaaattttgctgaaatttcgCAAATGTGACTGCAAATTTAATCTTAAGCCTTGTTCAGACCTCAGTCCAAATCCAATTTCTGTGCATATCCAACTGGAATCTGATTGTACTGTATTTAGCAAGTGTGAACGGAAAAAATGCGCTTTTTAAGAATCTGTTTTGAGCTACATTCTtatgtggtttgaaataagaGTTGAACGACTTGAACGAAGattttttaaagtcaacattTATGTGATGAAAGTCGAGTCAACGTTGACTAGTTGCTGATGACGTcattgtaacacagttcgtatatacgggaagaaggaggcgggaacattcaacaaaactttaataccaaaataaacaaagaacaaaatgaaagaaagaaacgaaacaaacataataaaacaataatatccaggcctggtcctctctcatccttcactgttgttgctcctccttttatgctcccggagctcctctgtgagagactcaaggctcAAGACTCaagttccctcacggctctcgcccgccctggtcgccacatacccccatcgcccctcgcaggcctgGGGGTACGCCCGAGACTgtgctctactcccccccggggcctgtctcggcggccgcagcacctgggggtaaggacagacgagacgagagaaaggagacggaagcaaggggagtgACATGATGAGAAAGGGGagaaaggaaaaagaaagagaaaaacaattctgggtccggttcccagacacactgccgctctgtcctcagcctgccgagaggctttTCCTCACGGTGCCATGCAATGGCACTGGatgctcggtggacggcccgatcctcgaccgcctcctggtgacccgcgatggctcctccggctgagggcagccggcagcgagtcccccatcccctgctcctccccttcatggcagactgcagcaggctccggcccacggcggacggtggtgactcctccgctccctcctggacggcagccaccccaggagcacggcatccgggtctccgtcccacctttcacaaggctccagtaccaccgccttGGGCAGCCTCTcacggtcttcactcccgcgctgcccgaactccgcagcaccgcgatccccctcagcagcgagggctctccaacagcatgtccctccttcctcccaggtttcggcaccaatgtaacacagttcgtatgtacgggaagaaggaggcgggaaccggcgaacattcagcgtaactttaattccaaaataaacaaagaacaaaacgaaagtaatgccggcagacgtaataacataataaaacataacgtaaagtccaggcctggtcctctcttgtccttcactgttgtcgctcctccttttatgctcccggagctcccccgtgagagactcaaggctg from Chanodichthys erythropterus isolate Z2021 chromosome 15, ASM2448905v1, whole genome shotgun sequence harbors:
- the tekt2 gene encoding tektin-2, with the protein product MATLSSKPSLHYSVSDWATDNKQISDAAEHKRNISHEIRQAGRALRNETANKTNWDEYDSSRRLSDRINDITRWKENLKACAQEVDAEMDALTLSKEETERALAATVLPLEVTAECLTLREGRRGKELVSDPVEAKLKKEVEVIDGAQRSLQQCIDQAFEQLCRLQEARQQLTIDLQDKIEALDVDMSCLSLTIRSPDISLKPNPTRVPPGSTTPQQWEQFSRYNITRAKEEMQASVQIRENNSITRAQVQNELEAQRMAVEFALRKRTHHQEQAHHEMHWQLKTTQDEIAELEKDIGGLEEDLHAKMAPLKLVHTRLENRIKRPGMDLCRDEVQFGLVDEAKQLEATILALKQKLAQAQHSLQSLKQHEAQMIEDLSRKQDALSLEQRSSQTRLRLTLGVQTEGLRSAVVPLTNSSGRHKLDLA